In Aegilops tauschii subsp. strangulata cultivar AL8/78 chromosome 3, Aet v6.0, whole genome shotgun sequence, one genomic interval encodes:
- the LOC109781395 gene encoding xylan glycosyltransferase MUCI21, with the protein MASKLPDATKVLGAGAIDVEDGSGAGAGGKKVTGRWPGFVHFFFVLTVVTCALVYAPRFLSPTVPVDFLGPRQPSSGRAAAVQGRSVDALVLDNQVNSPCASMGGHGICCDRSDFNTDVCFMAGDVRTDAASLSFLLFAPQAPNGTASANATVAEKEERVQPYTRKWEKHLMANIQEVRLRAARPDEADAHRCDVRHDAPALVMTAGGYTGNLFHAFNDGFLPAWLTVQHLRRRVVLAVLAYNPWWAGTFRELVSGLSDHHVIDLLHDKRTHCFPGAIVGTRFHGILAVEPARTRDNRTLVDFHDFLAGAYKDESTPEHQEKPRRRPRLGLYSRKGTRVIENEAAVARLAESVGFDVSVLETANGAPLSSEYAAVSACDVLVGVHGADLTKLLFLRPRRASLLQIAPLGVPHVARGCYEKATAMMEMHYEQYDAAANESSLVRKYPADDVVLRDPEAATRERGWDLTARVYLGGQNVSLDLGRFGDTLRRLHSRALRLPAAGP; encoded by the coding sequence ATGGCCTCGAAGCTCCCCGACGCCACCAAGGTCCTCGGCGCCGGCGCCATAGACGTCGAGGACGGGAGCGGCGCCGGCGCTGGTGGGAAGAAGGTGACCGGCAGGTGGCCCGGGTTTGTTCATTTCTTCTTCGTGCTCACCGTCGTCACCTGCGCGCTCGTCTACGCCCCAAGATTCCTCTCGCCCACCGTGCCCGTCGACTTCTTGGGGCCGCGGCAGCCGTCGTCCGGTCGAGCGGCGGCAGTACAAGGACGGAGCGTGGACGCGCTGGTCCTCGACAACCAGGTGAACTCCCCGTGCGCGTCCATGGGCGGCCATGGCATCTGCTGCGACCGCTCCGACTTCAACACCGACGTGTGCTTCATGGCCGGCGACGTGCGCACGGACGCCGCGTCGCTCTCGTTCCTGCTCTTCGCGCCGCAAGCGCCCAACGGCACCGCCAGCGCCAACGCGACcgtggcggagaaggaggagcgGGTGCAGCCCTACACGCGCAAGTGGGAAAAGCACCTGATGGCCAACATCCAGGAGGTGCGGCTCCGCGCGGCCCGGCCGGACGAGGCCGACGCGCACCGGTGCGACGTGCGGCACGACGCGCCGGCGCTGGTGATGACGGCGGGCGGGTACACGGGGAACCTGTTCCACGCGTTCAACGACGGGTTCCTGCCGGCGTGGCTGACGGTGCAGCACCTTCGGCGCCGCGTGGTCCTCGCGGTGCTGGCGTACAACCCGTGGTGGGCCGGCACTTTCCGGGAGCTCGTGTCGGGGCTCTCGGACCACCACGTGATCGACCTCCTACACGACAAGCGCACGCACTGCTTCCCTGGCGCGATCGTCGGGACCCGCTTCCACGGCATCCTCGCCGTCGAGCCGGCCCGGACCCGGGACAACCGGACCCTCGTCGACTTCCACGACTTCCTCGCCGGCGCGTACAAGGACGAGAGCACGCCGGAGCATCAGGAGAAGCCGAGGCGGCGGCCGAGGCTGGGGCTGTACTCGCGCAAGGGGACGCGGGTGATCGAGAacgaggcggcggtggcgcggctgGCGGAGTCGGTGGGGTTCGACGTGTCCGTCCTGGAGACGGCGAACGGCGCGCCGCTTTCGTCGGAGTACGCGGCGGTGAGCGCGTGCGACGTGCTGGTGGGCGTGCACGGCGCGGACCTGACGAAGCTCCTGTTCCTCCGGCCGCGCCGCGCCTCGCTCCTGCAGATTGCGCCGCTGGGCGTGCCGCACGTGGCGCGCGGGTGCTATGAGAAGGCGACGGCCATGATGGAGATGCACTACGAACAGTACGACGCGGCGGCGAACGAGAGCTCGCTGGTGCGCAAGTACCCGGCGGACGACGTGGTGCTGCGCGACCCGGAGGCGGCGACGCGCGAGCGCGGGTGGGACCTCACCGCGCGCGTCTACCTTGGTGGCCAGAACGTGAGCCTCGACCTGGGCAGGTTCGGCGACACCCTCCGGAGGCTGCACTCCCGCGCCCTGCGGCTGCCGGCCGCCGGGCCGTAG
- the LOC120962057 gene encoding uncharacterized protein isoform X1: MLQVVEYIQFLEEKKMACVRVVVATWMQRKSNLAAKVSRDKNSFFIHHMEIALTKRREASHDVLRNMWTIRLPSEQFFLLLWCSQGGIIRGLGDICKPNFV; the protein is encoded by the exons ATGTTACAG GTTGTTGAATATATACAGTTTTTGGAAGAGAAAAAAATGGCTTGTGTTCGG GTTGTGGTTGCAACTTGGATGCAGAGGAAGAGTAATTTGGCTGCTAAGGTATCAAG AGATAAAAACAGTTTTTTCATTCACCACATGGAGATCGCATTAACTAAGCGTCGTGAGGCAAGCCATGATGTTCTTCGAAATATGTGGACAATAAGGTTGCCGAGTGAGCAATTCTTTTTGCTTCTGTGGTGTTCTCAGGGAGGGATAATTCGTGGCCTTGGTGATATATGCAAACCAAATTTTGTATGA
- the LOC120962057 gene encoding uncharacterized protein isoform X2 — MLQVVEYIQFLEEKKMACVRVVVATWMQRKSNLAAKVSRIIKPKQIQAVFVICYKAIKNASRRNVKGSLRNLYIYLFFTCL, encoded by the exons ATGTTACAG GTTGTTGAATATATACAGTTTTTGGAAGAGAAAAAAATGGCTTGTGTTCGG GTTGTGGTTGCAACTTGGATGCAGAGGAAGAGTAATTTGGCTGCTAAGGTATCAAG GATTATTAAACCCAAACAAATCCAAGCGGTATTTGTCATTTGCTATAAAGCCATTAAAAACGCCTCCAGGAGAAATGTCAAAGGCTCTTTGAGAAACTTGTATATTTATCTCTTCTTTACTTGCCTTTAA